A single Paracoccus pantotrophus DNA region contains:
- a CDS encoding DUF485 domain-containing protein: MQDNLAERIAADPNYQLLKAKRSRYGWILTIAMLVVYYGYIVLIAFDKELLAARIGDGVMTWGIPLGFGVIVFTIIITGVYVRRANSEFDELSEKVRREALK, from the coding sequence ATGCAAGACAACCTGGCCGAACGGATCGCCGCAGATCCGAACTATCAGTTACTAAAAGCGAAACGATCCCGCTATGGCTGGATCCTGACGATTGCGATGCTCGTGGTCTATTACGGCTATATCGTGCTGATCGCCTTCGACAAGGAACTGCTCGCCGCGCGGATCGGCGACGGTGTCATGACCTGGGGCATCCCCCTGGGCTTCGGCGTGATCGTCTTTACCATCATCATCACCGGCGTCTATGTGCGCCGCGCGAACAGCGAGTTCGACGAGCTGAGCGAGAAGGTTCGCCGGGAGGCGCTGAAATGA
- a CDS encoding response regulator transcription factor produces MAHILIVEDEDNIAAALEFLLARAGHSYRRTAGGLAALDEIRSNRPDLVLLDIMLPDISGYEIVVALRADPALRDVRVLLMTARGSVVERRKGLALGADGFIAKPFELSELRAEIARLLEHAN; encoded by the coding sequence ATGGCCCATATCCTGATCGTCGAGGACGAGGACAATATCGCCGCCGCGCTGGAGTTCCTGCTGGCGCGGGCCGGCCACAGCTACAGGCGGACTGCCGGCGGCCTCGCGGCGCTGGACGAGATCCGTTCCAACCGGCCCGACCTGGTGCTGCTGGACATCATGCTGCCCGACATCTCGGGTTACGAGATCGTCGTGGCGTTGCGTGCCGATCCCGCCCTGCGCGACGTGCGGGTGCTGTTGATGACCGCGCGCGGCTCGGTGGTGGAACGCCGCAAGGGGCTGGCGCTGGGGGCGGACGGTTTCATCGCCAAGCCCTTTGAACTGTCGGAACTGCGGGCCGAGATCGCCCGGCTTCTGGAGCATGCCAACTGA
- a CDS encoding ABC transporter ATP-binding protein, translating into MTSTLTISHLTKRFQNVEALAEVSLDLGPGMRVALLGHNGAGKSTMMKIILGLIPFDAGEVRVCGAAPGSGQARMQVAYLPENAAFHPALTGEEQIRHYLSLRGESPRRAMELLERVGLAKAARRRIGTYSKGMRQRVGLAQTLIGRPRLLVLDEPTSGLDPVSRRDFYALLDGLAAEGAAILLSSHALTEVEARTDRILILSQGRLVAEGTLADLRRRAALPVGLTVTPAAGAGAALAQALPQARMAEDGTLHLACAQDEKLGLLARIAGLGGQVADLDVIPPSLEDIYSHFSRRDGQ; encoded by the coding sequence ATGACATCGACCCTGACGATCTCTCATCTCACTAAGCGCTTCCAGAATGTCGAGGCGCTGGCCGAGGTCTCGCTGGACCTCGGGCCGGGGATGCGCGTCGCGCTGCTGGGCCATAACGGCGCCGGCAAGTCCACGATGATGAAGATCATCCTGGGCCTCATTCCCTTCGATGCCGGCGAGGTGCGGGTCTGCGGCGCCGCGCCCGGCTCGGGCCAGGCGCGCATGCAGGTGGCCTATCTGCCGGAAAACGCCGCCTTTCACCCGGCCCTGACCGGAGAGGAGCAGATCCGCCACTACCTGTCCCTGCGCGGCGAAAGCCCGCGCCGGGCCATGGAACTGCTGGAGCGGGTGGGGCTGGCCAAGGCGGCGCGCCGCCGCATCGGCACCTATTCCAAGGGCATGCGCCAGCGCGTCGGCCTGGCCCAGACCCTGATCGGGCGGCCGCGGCTGCTGGTTCTGGACGAGCCGACATCGGGGCTCGACCCGGTGTCGCGGCGCGACTTCTATGCGCTGCTCGACGGGCTGGCGGCCGAGGGGGCGGCGATCCTTTTGTCCAGCCACGCGCTGACCGAGGTCGAGGCCCGCACCGACCGCATCCTGATCCTGTCGCAGGGCCGGCTGGTGGCCGAGGGTACGCTGGCCGATCTGCGCCGCCGCGCCGCGCTGCCGGTCGGGTTGACCGTGACGCCCGCCGCCGGCGCGGGGGCGGCGCTGGCCCAGGCGCTGCCGCAGGCGCGGATGGCAGAGGACGGCACGCTGCACCTGGCCTGCGCGCAGGACGAAAAGCTGGGGCTGCTGGCGCGCATCGCCGGGCTGGGCGGGCAGGTCGCGGACCTGGACGTGATCCCGCCGAGCCTCGAGGACATCTACAGCCATTTCAGCCGGAGGGACGGGCAATGA
- a CDS encoding FAD:protein FMN transferase, which translates to MSLSRRRFLTITAAVALAPASLRAQPGRHWVGQALGARASIRIDHPEAPAITARCLAEIERLEGILSLYRPESALSRLNRDAVLEAPPFELLECLSLAGAVHRASGGRFDPTVQPLWALWAEAAAAGRRPAPDERRAALARTGWDRVRLDAARITLEPGMALTLNGIGQGYVADRVAAVLEAEGLGEILIDTGELRALGGRPDGSDWPVRLAAGGAVGLRGRALATSAPLGTSFDAAGRDGHILDPLSGAPARPAWRAVSISAPGAALADALSTAACLAEDRPQILALLAGFDGARLESLHRGA; encoded by the coding sequence ATGAGCCTGTCCCGCCGTCGCTTTCTGACCATCACCGCCGCTGTCGCGCTTGCGCCGGCAAGCCTGCGCGCCCAGCCCGGCCGGCATTGGGTCGGCCAGGCGCTTGGCGCCCGCGCCTCGATCCGCATCGACCACCCCGAGGCCCCGGCGATCACCGCGCGCTGCCTGGCCGAGATCGAGCGGCTGGAAGGCATCCTCAGCCTCTATCGCCCCGAGAGCGCGCTCTCGCGCCTGAACCGCGACGCGGTGCTGGAGGCGCCGCCCTTCGAATTGCTGGAATGCCTGTCGCTGGCGGGCGCTGTGCATCGCGCCAGCGGCGGTCGGTTCGATCCGACCGTGCAGCCGCTCTGGGCGCTCTGGGCCGAGGCCGCCGCGGCCGGCCGCCGTCCCGCGCCGGACGAGCGGCGCGCGGCCCTGGCGCGCACCGGCTGGGACCGGGTGCGGCTGGACGCGGCCCGCATCACGCTGGAGCCGGGGATGGCGCTGACGCTGAACGGCATCGGCCAGGGCTATGTCGCCGACCGCGTCGCCGCCGTGCTGGAGGCCGAGGGGCTGGGCGAGATCCTGATTGACACCGGGGAATTGCGCGCCCTGGGCGGCCGGCCCGATGGCAGCGACTGGCCGGTGCGGCTGGCCGCGGGCGGCGCGGTGGGCCTGCGCGGCCGGGCGCTGGCGACCTCGGCGCCGCTGGGTACCAGCTTCGACGCGGCGGGGCGAGACGGCCATATCCTCGACCCGCTGAGCGGCGCGCCGGCGCGCCCGGCCTGGCGCGCGGTCAGCATCTCGGCCCCCGGCGCGGCCCTGGCCGATGCGCTGTCCACCGCAGCCTGCCTGGCCGAGGACCGGCCGCAGATCCTGGCGCTGCTGGCCGGTTTCGACGGCGCCCGGCTGGAATCGCTGCATCGCGGCGCCTAG
- the acs gene encoding acetate--CoA ligase, giving the protein MSIESIKKHPVPAGFEAALVTPGDYARLYAESISDPAGFWGREGRRLDWIQPYSRVKDTDFTLGQVSIKWFEDGILNASVNCIDRHLPRRATQTAIIFEPDDPNQPARHITYAELSDKVNRFANVLLSQGVMRGDRVVIYLPMIPEAAYAMLACARIGAIHSIVFAGFSPDALANRINDSGAKLVITADTAPRGGRKTALKSNTDAALLHCSDRVRCLVVKHTGDQTSWIEGRDVDVLKLMEEVSPDCPPRPMGAEDPLFILYTSGSTGKPKGVVHTTGGYLLYAAMTHQYVFDYKDGDVFWCTADVGWVTGHSYIVYGPLANGATTLMFEGVPTWPDAGRFWAVCEKHRVNQFYTAPTAIRALMGQGPEWVEKHDLSSLRVLGTVGEPINPEAWVWYDKHVGKGRCPIVDTWWQTETGGHMITSLPGAIETKPGSATLPFFGVKPVVLDPQSGVALDGDGVEGVLCIADSWPGQMRTVWGDHQRFMETYFQQYPGYYFTGDGCRRDEDGYYWITGRVDDVINVSGHRMGTAEVESALVAHEKVAEAAVVGYPHPLKGQGIYAYVTLMNGVEPSDGLRAELEKWVRTEIGPIAKPDLIQWAPGLPKTRSGKIMRRILRKIAEDDFAALGDISTLADPSVVDELIENRMNRH; this is encoded by the coding sequence ATGAGCATTGAATCGATTAAGAAACATCCTGTTCCGGCTGGTTTTGAGGCTGCGCTGGTCACGCCTGGGGACTATGCGCGGCTCTATGCCGAATCGATCTCGGATCCGGCGGGGTTCTGGGGGCGCGAGGGGCGGCGTCTGGACTGGATCCAGCCCTATAGCCGGGTGAAGGACACCGATTTCACCCTGGGCCAGGTCTCGATCAAATGGTTCGAGGACGGGATCCTGAACGCCTCGGTCAATTGCATCGACCGCCACCTGCCCCGGCGCGCGACCCAGACCGCGATCATCTTCGAGCCGGATGATCCGAACCAGCCCGCCCGCCACATCACCTATGCGGAACTGTCGGACAAGGTGAACCGCTTTGCCAACGTGCTCCTGTCCCAGGGGGTGATGCGCGGCGACCGGGTGGTGATCTACCTGCCGATGATCCCCGAGGCCGCCTATGCCATGCTGGCCTGCGCGCGCATCGGCGCCATCCATTCCATCGTCTTCGCCGGCTTCTCGCCCGATGCGCTGGCCAACCGCATCAACGATTCGGGCGCCAAGCTGGTGATCACCGCCGACACCGCGCCGCGCGGCGGCCGCAAGACGGCGCTGAAGTCGAATACCGACGCGGCGCTTCTGCATTGCTCGGACCGGGTGCGCTGCCTGGTGGTCAAGCATACCGGCGACCAGACCAGCTGGATCGAGGGGCGCGACGTGGACGTGCTGAAGCTGATGGAGGAGGTCAGCCCCGACTGCCCGCCGCGGCCGATGGGGGCCGAGGATCCGCTGTTCATCCTCTATACCTCGGGCTCGACCGGCAAGCCCAAGGGCGTGGTCCATACCACCGGCGGCTACCTGCTTTATGCGGCGATGACGCATCAATACGTCTTCGACTACAAGGACGGCGACGTGTTCTGGTGCACGGCCGACGTGGGCTGGGTGACCGGGCACAGCTACATCGTCTACGGCCCGCTGGCCAACGGCGCCACGACGCTGATGTTCGAGGGGGTGCCGACCTGGCCCGATGCCGGCCGCTTCTGGGCGGTGTGCGAGAAGCACCGGGTCAACCAGTTCTACACCGCGCCGACCGCGATCCGGGCGCTGATGGGCCAGGGGCCGGAATGGGTCGAGAAGCACGACCTGTCGAGCCTGCGGGTTCTGGGCACGGTGGGCGAGCCGATCAACCCCGAGGCCTGGGTCTGGTATGACAAGCATGTCGGCAAGGGGCGCTGCCCGATCGTCGACACCTGGTGGCAGACCGAGACCGGCGGCCACATGATCACCTCGCTGCCGGGCGCGATCGAGACCAAGCCGGGCTCGGCGACGCTGCCCTTCTTCGGGGTCAAGCCGGTGGTGCTGGATCCGCAGAGCGGGGTGGCGCTGGACGGCGATGGGGTCGAGGGGGTGCTGTGCATCGCCGACAGCTGGCCGGGTCAGATGCGCACGGTCTGGGGCGACCACCAGCGGTTCATGGAGACCTATTTCCAGCAATATCCGGGCTATTACTTCACCGGCGACGGCTGCCGGCGCGACGAGGACGGCTATTACTGGATCACCGGGCGGGTGGATGACGTGATCAACGTCTCGGGGCACCGGATGGGCACGGCCGAGGTGGAATCGGCGCTGGTTGCGCATGAGAAGGTGGCCGAGGCGGCGGTGGTGGGCTATCCGCATCCGCTGAAGGGTCAGGGCATCTATGCCTATGTGACGCTGATGAACGGGGTCGAGCCCAGCGACGGGTTGCGCGCCGAGCTGGAGAAATGGGTGCGCACCGAGATCGGGCCGATCGCCAAGCCGGACCTGATCCAATGGGCGCCGGGCCTGCCGAAGACGCGTTCGGGCAAGATCATGCGCCGCATCCTGCGCAAGATCGCCGAGGACGATTTCGCCGCCCTCGGAGACATCTCAACCCTCGCTGACCCAAGCGTCGTCGACGAACTCATCGAAAACAGGATGAACCGGCACTGA
- a CDS encoding cation acetate symporter: MAAALAMPGAAMAADVIQGAEKQATNWTAIIMFAAFVLATLYITKWAAAKTKSAADFYTAGGGITGFQNGLAIAGDYMSAASFLGISAAVMISGYDGLIYSIGFLVGWPILTFLMAERLRNLGRFTFADVAAFRFAQTPVRIFAASGTLVVVAFYLIAQMVGAGSLIQLLFGLDYWIAVVIVGALMMIYVLFGGMTATTWVQIIKACLLLGGATFMSFMVMWHYGFSPEAMFADAVRVKAELATAGGKTAEEAAVAGQSIMGPGTFIKDPISAISFGMALMFGTAGLPHILMRFFTVPSAKEARKSVMWATGWIGYFYLLTFIIGFGAITFVLTNPEFLDGTGALVGGSNMAAVHLAKAVGGNVFLGFISAVAFATILAVVAGLTLSGASAVSHDLYATVIKNGNPAPGSELRVSRITTLVLGLVAVVLGIAFKNQNIAFMVSLAFAVAASANFPVLFMSVLWKDCTTRGAVIGGFLGLISSVVLTVLSPSVWEATLGNPAGSAPFPYTSPALFSMTLAFLGIWIVSKMDNGARARIDRAGYLAQQVRSETGIGAAEASSH; this comes from the coding sequence ATGGCCGCGGCCCTGGCCATGCCGGGCGCCGCCATGGCCGCCGACGTGATCCAGGGCGCCGAGAAACAGGCGACGAACTGGACCGCGATCATCATGTTCGCCGCCTTCGTGCTGGCGACGCTTTACATCACCAAATGGGCGGCGGCGAAAACCAAGTCGGCGGCGGATTTCTATACCGCCGGCGGCGGCATCACCGGCTTCCAGAACGGGCTTGCCATTGCCGGCGACTACATGTCGGCGGCATCCTTCCTGGGGATCTCGGCCGCGGTGATGATCTCGGGCTATGACGGGCTGATCTATTCGATCGGTTTCCTGGTCGGCTGGCCGATCCTGACCTTCCTGATGGCCGAGCGGCTGCGCAACCTGGGCCGCTTCACCTTTGCCGACGTGGCGGCCTTCCGCTTTGCCCAGACCCCGGTGCGCATCTTCGCCGCCTCGGGCACGCTGGTCGTGGTGGCCTTCTACCTGATCGCGCAGATGGTGGGTGCGGGTTCGCTGATCCAGCTGCTGTTCGGGCTGGACTACTGGATCGCGGTGGTGATCGTCGGCGCGCTGATGATGATCTATGTGCTGTTCGGCGGCATGACCGCGACGACCTGGGTGCAGATCATCAAGGCCTGCCTGCTGCTGGGCGGCGCGACCTTCATGTCCTTCATGGTCATGTGGCATTACGGCTTCAGCCCCGAGGCGATGTTCGCCGACGCGGTCCGCGTCAAGGCCGAACTGGCCACCGCCGGCGGCAAGACCGCCGAGGAAGCCGCCGTTGCCGGCCAGTCGATCATGGGTCCGGGCACCTTCATCAAGGATCCGATCTCGGCCATCAGCTTCGGTATGGCGCTGATGTTCGGCACCGCCGGCCTGCCGCATATCCTGATGCGCTTCTTCACCGTTCCCAGCGCCAAGGAAGCGCGCAAGTCGGTGATGTGGGCGACCGGCTGGATCGGCTATTTCTACCTCTTGACCTTCATCATCGGCTTCGGCGCCATCACCTTCGTTCTGACCAATCCCGAGTTCCTGGACGGCACCGGCGCGCTGGTCGGCGGCAGCAACATGGCCGCGGTGCATCTGGCCAAGGCGGTGGGCGGCAACGTCTTCCTGGGCTTCATCTCGGCCGTGGCCTTCGCCACCATCCTGGCGGTGGTCGCCGGCCTGACACTCTCGGGCGCCTCGGCGGTCAGCCACGATCTCTATGCGACCGTGATCAAGAACGGCAACCCCGCGCCGGGCAGCGAGCTGCGCGTCTCGCGCATCACCACGCTGGTGCTGGGCCTGGTCGCGGTCGTGCTGGGCATCGCCTTCAAGAACCAGAACATCGCCTTCATGGTGTCGCTGGCCTTCGCGGTGGCTGCCTCGGCCAACTTCCCGGTGCTGTTCATGTCGGTGCTGTGGAAGGATTGCACGACCCGCGGCGCGGTGATCGGCGGCTTCCTGGGGCTGATCTCCTCGGTGGTGCTGACGGTGCTGTCGCCCTCGGTCTGGGAAGCGACGCTGGGCAATCCCGCCGGCTCGGCGCCCTTCCCCTATACCTCGCCGGCGCTGTTCTCGATGACGCTGGCCTTCCTGGGCATCTGGATCGTGTCCAAGATGGACAACGGCGCGCGGGCGCGCATCGACCGGGCCGGCTACCTGGCCCAGCAGGTGCGCTCGGAAACCGGGATCGGCGCGGCGGAAGCCTCGTCGCACTGA
- a CDS encoding ABC transporter permease has protein sequence MIRRILSTAALEFRIALRNRWVAIATALMVVFALVLAAAGAAPTGDIGADRLSVVVASLTSLAVYLVPLLALLMSFDAVAGEVERGTLPLLLTYPVARAEVLAGKLVAHMAILALAVGAGYGAAAAAAVWTDPASIAGLPALWRLMWSSTLLGATFLGAGYALSSFARRPSGAAGLAVGLWLGLVVLYDLALLALIVADGGGGFTTEVLPVALLANPADAFRLFNLSAAEATAAAAGVGGAAATIPLWQSALSVLAWPLAALGLAIAAFRKVTP, from the coding sequence ATGATCCGCCGCATCCTTTCCACCGCGGCGCTGGAGTTCCGCATCGCGCTGCGCAACCGCTGGGTCGCCATCGCCACCGCGCTGATGGTGGTCTTTGCGCTGGTGCTGGCGGCGGCGGGTGCCGCGCCGACCGGCGACATCGGCGCCGACCGGCTGTCGGTCGTGGTCGCCTCGCTGACCTCGCTCGCCGTCTATCTGGTGCCGCTGCTGGCGCTGCTGATGAGCTTCGACGCCGTGGCCGGCGAGGTCGAGCGCGGCACCTTGCCCCTGCTGCTGACCTATCCGGTGGCGCGGGCCGAGGTGCTGGCGGGCAAGCTGGTCGCGCATATGGCGATCCTGGCTCTGGCGGTGGGGGCGGGCTATGGCGCCGCGGCGGCTGCGGCGGTCTGGACCGACCCGGCCTCGATCGCCGGCCTGCCGGCGCTCTGGCGGCTGATGTGGAGTTCGACCCTGCTGGGCGCGACCTTCCTGGGCGCGGGCTATGCGCTGTCCAGCTTTGCGCGCCGACCCTCGGGCGCAGCCGGGCTGGCGGTCGGGCTGTGGCTGGGGCTGGTGGTGCTTTACGACCTGGCGCTGCTGGCGCTGATCGTCGCCGATGGCGGCGGCGGCTTCACCACCGAGGTGCTGCCGGTGGCGTTGCTGGCCAACCCGGCCGACGCCTTCCGCCTGTTCAACCTCTCGGCCGCCGAGGCCACCGCCGCCGCCGCCGGCGTCGGCGGGGCCGCCGCGACCATCCCGCTCTGGCAATCGGCGCTGTCGGTCCTGGCCTGGCCGCTGGCCGCGCTTGGCCTGGCCATTGCCGCATTCCGAAAGGTCACGCCATGA
- a CDS encoding nitrous oxide reductase accessory protein NosL, protein MRHALLLVLMLGLAACRDEVAQDTAPVEMNAQTLGHFCQMNLLEHPGPKAQVHLEGMPGTPLFFSQVRDAIAYARMPEQSHPILAIQVNDMGAPGATWDDPGQGNWIAAEDAFFVMGSVQAGGMGAPEAVPFSSREAAEAFVAAQGGQVMRLDAIPDEMVLAPEETVPDSGTEADFMNRLRALSQPKEPAT, encoded by the coding sequence ATGAGACATGCGCTGCTGCTGGTGCTGATGCTGGGCCTAGCCGCCTGCCGCGACGAGGTGGCGCAGGACACCGCCCCGGTCGAGATGAATGCCCAGACGCTGGGCCATTTCTGCCAGATGAACCTGCTGGAACATCCCGGCCCCAAGGCCCAGGTGCATCTGGAGGGGATGCCGGGCACGCCGCTGTTCTTCAGCCAGGTCCGCGATGCCATCGCCTATGCCAGGATGCCGGAACAAAGCCACCCGATCTTGGCCATCCAGGTGAACGACATGGGTGCCCCCGGCGCGACCTGGGACGATCCGGGGCAGGGCAACTGGATCGCGGCCGAGGACGCCTTCTTCGTCATGGGCTCGGTCCAGGCCGGCGGCATGGGCGCGCCCGAGGCGGTGCCCTTTTCCAGCCGCGAGGCCGCCGAGGCCTTCGTCGCCGCGCAGGGCGGGCAGGTGATGCGGCTGGACGCGATCCCGGACGAGATGGTGCTGGCACCCGAAGAGACCGTGCCCGACAGCGGTACCGAAGCCGATTTCATGAACCGCCTGCGCGCGCTGAGCCAACCCAAGGAGCCCGCGACATGA
- a CDS encoding nitrous oxide reductase family maturation protein NosD, which produces MRRLSLILALLLASPALAAEHGVAPGRGSLAQAIAGAEPGDVLELADGVHAGPVIIDRPLTIIGSRAAVIDGGGRGTVVTIAAPDVTLKGFSVTGSGMVNKDLDAGVKIAKGADRAQVLDLRLTENMHGIDVHGGRDARIVGNEIIGTRDPRMNERGNGIYVWNSPGALVRGNSVRYGRDGIFSNTSADSFYRDNLFRDLRFAVHFMYTRNTEVTGNVSIGNHLGFAIMFSDRTVIRDNRSLGDREHGLMLNYANNADVTGNLIRGGAKKCLFIYNAHKNLIWNNRFQDCGIGIHFTAGSERNVLSGNAFIGNREQVKYVGTRHVEWSHEGRGNFWSDHPGFDLNGDGIADGVYRPNDLMDHILWSQPAAALLTGAPAVQLIRWSQQSFPATLPGGVQDSAPLMRPLTIPVPPEIEAYEAEAAGRWAKGNYDDIDPDDLSSH; this is translated from the coding sequence CCCTGATCCTTGCCCTGCTGCTTGCCTCGCCCGCTCTCGCGGCCGAGCATGGGGTGGCGCCTGGCCGGGGCAGCCTGGCGCAGGCCATCGCCGGGGCCGAGCCCGGCGATGTGCTGGAACTGGCGGACGGGGTCCATGCGGGCCCCGTCATCATCGACCGGCCGCTGACCATCATCGGCAGCCGCGCGGCGGTCATCGACGGCGGCGGGCGCGGCACGGTTGTCACCATCGCCGCGCCCGATGTCACGCTGAAGGGCTTTTCCGTCACCGGCTCGGGCATGGTGAACAAGGATCTGGATGCCGGGGTCAAGATCGCCAAGGGCGCCGACCGGGCGCAGGTTCTGGACCTGCGGCTGACCGAGAACATGCACGGCATCGACGTGCATGGCGGCCGCGATGCCCGCATCGTCGGCAACGAGATCATCGGCACCCGCGACCCGCGCATGAACGAGCGCGGCAACGGCATCTATGTCTGGAACAGTCCCGGCGCGCTGGTCCGGGGCAATTCCGTGCGCTATGGCCGCGACGGCATCTTCTCGAACACCAGCGCCGACAGCTTCTATCGCGACAACCTGTTTCGCGACCTGCGCTTTGCCGTGCATTTCATGTATACCCGCAACACCGAGGTCACGGGCAATGTCAGCATCGGCAACCACCTGGGTTTCGCCATCATGTTCTCGGACCGCACGGTGATCCGCGACAACCGAAGCCTGGGCGACCGAGAGCATGGGTTGATGCTGAACTATGCCAACAATGCCGACGTGACCGGCAACCTGATCCGCGGCGGTGCGAAGAAATGCCTGTTCATCTATAACGCGCACAAGAACCTGATCTGGAACAACCGCTTCCAGGATTGCGGCATCGGCATCCATTTCACCGCCGGGTCCGAGCGCAACGTGCTCAGCGGCAATGCCTTCATCGGCAATCGCGAGCAGGTGAAATACGTGGGCACCCGCCATGTCGAATGGAGCCACGAGGGGCGCGGCAATTTCTGGTCCGACCATCCGGGCTTCGACCTGAACGGCGACGGCATCGCCGACGGGGTCTATCGCCCCAACGACCTGATGGACCATATCCTGTGGTCGCAACCCGCCGCGGCGCTGCTGACCGGCGCGCCGGCCGTGCAGCTGATCCGCTGGAGCCAGCAGAGCTTTCCCGCCACCCTGCCGGGCGGCGTGCAGGACAGCGCGCCCCTGATGCGGCCCCTGACCATCCCCGTCCCGCCCGAGATCGAGGCCTACGAGGCCGAGGCCGCGGGGCGTTGGGCAAAAGGAAACTACGATGACATCGACCCTGACGATCTCTCATCTCACTAA